The Burkholderia mayonis genome window below encodes:
- a CDS encoding AraC family transcriptional regulator, with translation MAKPMLQTFGDGFAARKVIAQAIDYADGTHEIAHVHYRAQLVYATSGIVRVVTPFGLWMLTPGNALLIGSQVEHELHMVGQVAMRTLYIDPDVLALQKQACRVIPVGDLLRASILGLFDTDSDDVEESRTALIVPLILRLLQDAKDEPSTVRLPLPAHARLRQICENLIAQPASADTLERWAERVGASSRTVARLFRQETAMSFGKWREQLRLAEAMSRLAIGHSAAQVAEELGYADVRTFTVMFKRAFGSTPQQFRQQFREPAAV, from the coding sequence ATGGCCAAACCCATGTTGCAGACCTTCGGCGACGGATTCGCTGCGAGGAAGGTGATCGCGCAGGCGATCGACTACGCCGACGGCACCCATGAAATCGCGCACGTGCACTATCGTGCGCAGCTCGTCTACGCGACGAGCGGCATCGTGCGCGTCGTCACGCCGTTCGGCCTCTGGATGCTGACGCCCGGCAATGCGTTGCTGATCGGTTCGCAAGTCGAGCACGAATTGCATATGGTCGGACAAGTCGCGATGCGCACGCTGTACATCGATCCGGACGTGCTGGCGCTGCAAAAGCAGGCGTGCCGGGTGATCCCCGTCGGGGATCTGCTGCGCGCGTCGATCCTCGGCCTGTTTGACACCGATTCCGACGACGTGGAGGAAAGCCGCACCGCGCTCATCGTGCCGCTGATCCTGCGGCTGCTGCAGGATGCGAAGGACGAGCCGTCGACCGTGCGCCTGCCGTTGCCGGCCCACGCGCGACTGCGGCAGATCTGCGAAAACCTGATCGCGCAGCCCGCCAGCGCCGATACGCTGGAGCGCTGGGCCGAGCGGGTCGGCGCCAGTTCGCGCACGGTCGCGCGGCTGTTTCGGCAGGAAACCGCGATGAGCTTCGGGAAGTGGCGCGAGCAACTGCGGCTCGCGGAAGCGATGTCGCGGCTCGCGATCGGTCATTCCGCGGCGCAGGTCGCGGAGGAACTGGGCTATGCGGACGTGCGCACCTTCACCGTGATGTTCAAGCGCGCGTTCGGCAGTACGCCGCAGCAGTTCCGGCAGCAGTTCCGCGAACCGGCGGCGGTGTGA
- a CDS encoding ABC transporter substrate-binding protein — MRRRPFLQSAMLASLFATGLPATRAAAPARAPRLVVLDWGLVETLLALGVIPAGVAEIGAYNDSVVTPRVPAHVPDVGLRLAPSLELLQQLAPDLILINSSQESQRAMLERIAPVRAFAVYTDAGAPYRHSENVTLQLAALCDRASAGQALVDATARTIAQDSARIAAYRRAMRPHDASRPLYLIRFFDGRHIGIYGARSLFQDVMDALGVANAWRGPTDYWGIGVAGIEQLAATPDANVLFFDPLPAGVARTLAANRLWRALPAVRAGRVAPLPPFWGFGMLPSAARFSRLLTASFKQAGTPDARSRT; from the coding sequence ATGCGGCGTCGCCCCTTCCTGCAATCCGCGATGCTCGCGTCGCTGTTCGCCACCGGACTGCCGGCGACGCGAGCCGCGGCGCCGGCCCGCGCGCCCCGGCTCGTCGTGCTCGACTGGGGGCTCGTGGAGACGCTGCTTGCACTGGGCGTCATACCCGCCGGCGTCGCCGAGATCGGCGCGTACAACGACAGTGTGGTCACGCCGCGCGTGCCCGCCCATGTACCCGACGTCGGACTGCGCCTCGCGCCGAGCCTCGAACTGCTCCAGCAGCTCGCGCCCGACCTGATCCTGATCAATTCGAGCCAGGAATCGCAGCGCGCGATGCTCGAACGCATCGCGCCGGTGCGCGCTTTCGCGGTGTATACGGATGCCGGCGCGCCGTACCGCCATTCGGAAAACGTCACGCTGCAACTGGCCGCACTGTGCGACCGCGCGAGCGCCGGACAGGCGCTGGTCGACGCGACCGCGCGCACGATCGCACAGGACAGCGCGCGTATCGCCGCGTACCGGCGCGCGATGCGGCCGCACGATGCATCGCGGCCGCTCTACCTGATACGTTTCTTCGACGGTCGTCATATCGGCATCTACGGCGCGCGCAGCCTGTTCCAAGACGTGATGGACGCACTCGGCGTCGCCAACGCGTGGCGCGGCCCGACCGACTACTGGGGCATCGGCGTGGCCGGCATCGAGCAGCTCGCCGCCACGCCCGACGCGAACGTGCTGTTCTTCGATCCGCTGCCCGCCGGCGTCGCGCGCACGCTCGCGGCGAATCGGCTGTGGCGCGCGCTGCCCGCGGTCCGCGCCGGACGCGTCGCGCCGCTGCCGCCGTTCTGGGGCTTCGGCATGCTGCCGTCGGCCGCCCGCTTCTCCCGCCTGCTGACTGCGTCGTTCAAGCAGGCAGGCACGCCGGACGCGCGGAGCAGGACATGA
- a CDS encoding non-ribosomal peptide synthetase has protein sequence MLADARQDNLDIAQRYAALPADKRARFKARLREHGIDGSVLPIVPLAERPAHAPLSHAQERLWFMWRLDPASSAYNIVRALRIDGPLDVTALDAALAALVERHEALRTAFGEAGGVPFQHVRTVDGGPRAVYRDLRAAASPEEHDACSEALRAHLRLTASAPFDLEHDPLMRFEVLRIGAQSHVVQIVIHHIVSDAWSMGLLIREFVSLYGAAQRQDAPPPAPAALQYRDVASWEREWVDRNALARHLSYWSAQLAGPAPVLSLPADRPRPAARDGRGARVAVDLDPALAAGLRRLASRNDATLFMTLLHAFNLLLHRYSGETDIWVGVPVAGRERAETHAVMGFFVNTLVIRSRLAPARSLQQQLRTLRDTVLDAQAHSDLPFAQLLDALQTDRDLSQAPLFQVMFNFDYADPAARVELPGLRATPVDSDAGTVRFDLTLNIVEAADSLRAVFSYACDMFDVATVERLARDYRAVLAQLAGHPEQLPGDIALSGAALSSQPLRREPFEPVVPRILARAASRPDAIAVYCGETRLTYRELDAWSNRIARRLKRAGIGPDARVGVCMTRSAALPAALLAVWKAGGAYVPLDPDYPRERLRDMLDDADIRAVVVDRECGAQLGELLAGRTQVDVGDVAHEDATGWDESVHPRQLAYVLYTSGSTGRPKGVALDHEALSLHLRDFCGTYRIGADDIMLQSSTINFDVALHELLPALLAGGAVRMRGPQAWTLDTLNATLVDGGVTFARIPTALWQQWQRHAPPPAALHALRQITVGGEALPRDELGRWHHGPLRHIALDNLYGPTETAIAALRHATAAFDADRAVVPIGRPFPERGAVVLDPDGNRMPHGGAGELCITGACVARGYLGRASPTAERFVPDPEGPPGARLYRSGDLCRVGNDGAILFLGRLDQQVKLRGQRIELGEIESALRADANVAEAAVALHTDGLQQRLVAYVVAATGTGADTLRAALAGRLPAFMVPAAFVLLDRLPVMANGKLDRRALLAPKPASAAGAGAACVAPRNRREQTLLAIWEQVLGCEIGDVHANFFAAGGDSILSLQLLSRARDAGLLLTPKQVFEHPSVAQMAQVARDIDDDAVPAAAERHDAQPLAPIQATFFDKHPDGLAHWNQAVLLEVRDELDPAALETTLRRLVTRHDALRLRFERTDAASLSSPAAQHWRQRVAPEEPATLLRHVRLEPDTWETGLAAAGAVLHRSLDLRHGPLLRAAYVDAGVVRRLLIVVHHLVVDGVSWRILLEELQALHARPDDALPPVTTPWSEWVSRQPHHAQQAERLWELAWWQRMLHGASAALPLEGDGDRRLSKSRVVTVALPKQATRALLRRGARPDDARTEELLLAALAETLGPWAGASRLLIDLEGHGREDLIDGIDLSRTIGWFTTQYPLALPHHGDAARTLSSVRDLLRAVPDKGFSWGSLLRFGDDASRATLAALPAPSLRFNYLGRFDQTLPANGRFRFSGEHAGPQTDDRDTMDHALDIGALVSSDRLNVHWRYSPGVLSEATVARLANRFEAVLLDLIGRDATQPAESGRRDAPTPAPADVSPVTLPDSQGDAESADDADRAVFALWRQRVRLEIALGALARSRFAPPRKIASGPERRFGPLPAGIVPLNDLGAPHAVFCIHAGHGLVAEYRSLARALNGRATFFGLQAPGLGDPRWRAADFDDLAADYVARIRDVQPDGPYRLLGWSFGARVLVSMVERLERDAQQVALAGLIDALPDRDADDNVQDEVRALRTWIARHAALGLHAAERALFEAACDVILEHGRLADTFRMPALRTPLALWWSTESVESGKPRDWAARIGTTETVLAEVPAGHTSIMHHPMLLDSVRGLFE, from the coding sequence ATGCTCGCCGACGCAAGACAAGACAATCTCGACATCGCGCAACGCTATGCCGCGCTGCCCGCCGACAAGCGCGCACGCTTCAAGGCGCGACTGCGCGAGCATGGCATCGACGGCTCGGTTCTGCCGATCGTGCCGCTCGCCGAACGCCCCGCCCACGCGCCGCTGTCGCACGCGCAGGAGCGCCTGTGGTTCATGTGGCGGCTCGATCCCGCCAGCAGCGCGTACAACATCGTCCGCGCGCTGCGAATCGACGGGCCACTCGACGTCACAGCGCTCGACGCGGCGCTCGCCGCGCTCGTCGAGCGCCACGAAGCGCTGCGCACTGCGTTCGGCGAAGCGGGCGGCGTGCCGTTTCAGCACGTACGCACGGTCGACGGTGGGCCGCGCGCGGTCTATCGGGACCTGCGCGCGGCAGCCTCGCCTGAAGAGCACGACGCCTGCAGCGAAGCGCTCCGCGCGCACCTGCGGCTGACCGCGTCGGCCCCGTTCGATCTCGAACACGATCCGCTGATGCGTTTCGAGGTGCTGCGCATCGGCGCGCAATCGCACGTCGTGCAGATCGTGATTCACCACATCGTGTCCGATGCGTGGTCGATGGGGCTGCTGATCCGCGAGTTCGTGTCGCTGTACGGTGCAGCGCAGCGGCAGGACGCGCCGCCGCCGGCCCCGGCTGCGCTGCAGTACCGCGACGTCGCATCGTGGGAACGCGAGTGGGTCGACCGCAACGCGCTGGCCCGGCATCTGTCGTACTGGTCCGCGCAACTGGCCGGGCCGGCGCCGGTGCTGTCGCTGCCGGCGGACCGGCCCCGGCCTGCGGCACGCGACGGCCGCGGCGCTCGCGTGGCGGTCGATCTCGATCCGGCGCTCGCCGCCGGACTGCGGCGCCTCGCGAGCCGCAACGACGCTACGCTCTTCATGACGCTGCTGCATGCGTTCAACCTGCTGCTGCACCGCTACAGCGGCGAAACCGACATCTGGGTCGGCGTGCCGGTGGCCGGACGCGAGCGCGCCGAGACGCATGCGGTGATGGGCTTCTTCGTCAACACGCTGGTGATCCGCAGCCGCCTCGCGCCGGCACGGTCCCTGCAGCAGCAGTTGCGGACACTGCGCGACACCGTGCTCGACGCCCAGGCTCACTCCGACCTGCCGTTCGCGCAACTGCTGGACGCGCTGCAAACCGATCGCGATCTGTCGCAAGCGCCGCTGTTCCAAGTGATGTTCAATTTCGACTACGCCGATCCGGCCGCCCGCGTCGAGCTGCCGGGCCTCCGCGCGACGCCGGTGGACAGCGACGCCGGCACCGTGCGCTTCGATCTCACGCTCAACATCGTCGAGGCGGCGGATAGCCTGCGGGCCGTATTCAGCTACGCGTGCGACATGTTCGACGTAGCCACCGTCGAGCGGCTGGCCCGCGACTATCGCGCCGTGCTCGCACAGCTCGCCGGGCATCCGGAGCAATTGCCGGGCGACATCGCGCTATCCGGCGCGGCCCTGTCGTCGCAGCCCCTGCGCCGCGAACCGTTCGAGCCCGTCGTGCCGCGCATCCTCGCGCGCGCCGCGTCGCGCCCCGATGCGATCGCGGTGTATTGCGGCGAAACGCGGTTGACTTATCGCGAGCTCGACGCCTGGAGCAACCGGATCGCGCGCAGGCTCAAGCGCGCGGGCATCGGCCCGGACGCCCGGGTCGGCGTCTGCATGACGCGCTCCGCCGCGCTGCCAGCGGCCCTGCTGGCGGTCTGGAAGGCCGGCGGCGCATACGTGCCGCTCGATCCGGATTATCCGCGCGAGCGGCTGCGGGACATGCTCGACGATGCAGACATCCGCGCGGTCGTCGTCGATCGCGAATGCGGCGCGCAGCTCGGGGAATTGCTGGCCGGCCGCACGCAGGTCGACGTCGGCGACGTCGCTCACGAAGACGCGACGGGATGGGACGAATCCGTGCATCCGCGCCAGCTCGCATACGTGCTGTACACGTCCGGGTCGACCGGCCGCCCCAAGGGCGTCGCGCTCGATCACGAGGCGCTCAGCCTGCATCTGCGCGACTTCTGCGGCACCTACCGCATCGGCGCGGACGACATCATGCTGCAATCGTCGACGATCAATTTCGACGTCGCGCTGCACGAACTGCTGCCGGCGCTGCTCGCCGGCGGCGCAGTCCGCATGCGCGGGCCGCAGGCCTGGACGCTCGATACGCTGAACGCGACGCTCGTCGACGGCGGCGTCACCTTCGCGCGAATTCCGACCGCGCTCTGGCAACAGTGGCAGCGCCATGCGCCGCCGCCCGCGGCGCTGCATGCGCTGCGCCAGATCACGGTGGGCGGCGAAGCGCTGCCCCGCGACGAACTCGGGCGCTGGCACCATGGGCCGCTGCGGCATATCGCACTCGACAATCTGTACGGTCCCACCGAAACGGCCATCGCCGCGTTACGGCATGCGACTGCCGCCTTCGACGCGGACCGAGCGGTCGTGCCGATCGGGCGCCCCTTCCCCGAGCGCGGCGCCGTCGTGCTCGATCCCGACGGCAACCGGATGCCCCACGGCGGCGCGGGCGAGCTGTGCATCACGGGCGCATGCGTCGCACGCGGCTACCTCGGCCGCGCGTCGCCGACGGCCGAGCGGTTCGTGCCGGATCCGGAAGGGCCGCCCGGCGCGCGGCTCTACCGCAGCGGCGACCTGTGCCGGGTGGGCAACGACGGCGCCATCCTGTTTCTCGGGCGCCTCGATCAGCAGGTCAAGCTGCGCGGCCAGCGCATCGAGCTCGGCGAAATCGAGTCGGCGCTGCGCGCTGACGCGAACGTCGCGGAAGCCGCCGTCGCACTGCATACGGACGGCTTGCAGCAACGGCTGGTCGCCTACGTCGTCGCCGCCACGGGCACCGGCGCCGATACGTTGCGCGCGGCGCTGGCCGGGCGCCTTCCTGCGTTCATGGTGCCGGCCGCCTTCGTCCTGCTCGATCGACTGCCGGTCATGGCGAACGGCAAGCTCGACCGGCGCGCGCTGCTGGCGCCCAAGCCCGCGTCCGCCGCCGGCGCCGGTGCCGCGTGCGTCGCGCCGCGCAACCGGCGCGAGCAAACGTTGCTGGCAATCTGGGAACAGGTGCTCGGTTGCGAGATCGGCGACGTTCACGCCAATTTCTTTGCGGCGGGCGGCGATTCGATCCTGAGCCTGCAGTTGCTGTCGCGCGCCCGGGATGCCGGCCTGTTGCTCACGCCCAAGCAGGTATTCGAGCATCCGAGCGTCGCGCAGATGGCGCAGGTCGCCCGCGATATCGACGACGACGCCGTGCCCGCGGCCGCCGAGCGGCACGACGCGCAGCCGCTCGCGCCGATCCAGGCAACCTTCTTCGACAAGCACCCCGACGGTCTCGCACACTGGAACCAGGCCGTGCTGCTGGAAGTGCGCGACGAACTGGATCCCGCGGCGCTCGAGACCACGCTGCGCCGGCTGGTCACGCGCCACGACGCGCTCCGATTGCGCTTCGAACGCACAGACGCCGCATCGCTCTCGTCGCCGGCCGCGCAGCACTGGAGACAACGCGTCGCACCGGAAGAACCGGCCACGCTGCTGCGGCATGTCCGGCTCGAACCGGACACATGGGAAACCGGGCTGGCGGCCGCAGGCGCCGTGCTGCACCGCAGCCTCGACCTCCGGCACGGACCGCTGCTGCGCGCGGCGTACGTCGATGCCGGCGTCGTCCGGCGGCTGCTGATCGTCGTCCATCACCTTGTTGTCGACGGCGTCTCGTGGCGCATTCTGCTCGAAGAATTGCAGGCGCTCCATGCACGCCCGGACGATGCGCTGCCGCCCGTCACGACGCCCTGGAGCGAATGGGTGTCCCGCCAGCCGCACCATGCGCAGCAGGCCGAGCGCCTGTGGGAACTCGCGTGGTGGCAGCGCATGCTGCACGGCGCGAGCGCCGCGCTTCCGCTCGAAGGCGACGGTGACCGGCGCCTGTCGAAAAGCCGGGTCGTGACCGTCGCGTTGCCGAAGCAAGCCACACGCGCGCTTCTGCGACGCGGCGCGCGCCCGGACGACGCACGCACCGAGGAATTGCTGCTGGCCGCGCTGGCCGAGACGCTGGGACCGTGGGCCGGCGCATCGCGCCTGCTGATCGACCTCGAGGGCCACGGTCGCGAAGACCTGATCGACGGCATCGACCTAAGCCGCACGATCGGCTGGTTCACGACCCAGTATCCGCTTGCGCTGCCGCATCACGGCGACGCCGCGCGCACGCTGTCGTCCGTGCGCGACCTGTTGCGCGCGGTGCCGGACAAGGGGTTTTCGTGGGGATCGCTGCTGCGCTTCGGCGACGACGCGAGCCGCGCGACGCTGGCCGCGCTGCCGGCGCCGTCGCTGCGCTTCAACTATCTCGGCCGATTCGACCAGACACTGCCGGCGAACGGGCGTTTCCGCTTCTCCGGCGAGCATGCCGGCCCGCAAACCGACGATCGCGACACAATGGACCATGCGCTCGATATCGGCGCGCTCGTGTCGTCGGATCGGCTGAACGTACATTGGCGATACAGCCCGGGGGTGTTGAGCGAGGCAACCGTTGCGCGGCTGGCGAACCGGTTCGAAGCGGTACTCCTCGATCTGATCGGCCGTGACGCGACGCAACCGGCGGAGAGCGGCCGCCGCGATGCGCCGACTCCGGCGCCGGCTGACGTATCGCCCGTCACGCTGCCAGACAGCCAGGGAGACGCCGAATCTGCCGACGATGCGGACCGCGCAGTCTTCGCTCTGTGGCGACAGCGCGTACGGCTCGAAATCGCGCTCGGCGCGCTCGCCCGCAGCCGGTTCGCGCCGCCGCGAAAGATCGCGTCGGGGCCGGAGCGCCGCTTCGGCCCGCTGCCGGCAGGCATTGTTCCGCTGAACGACCTGGGCGCGCCGCACGCGGTGTTCTGCATTCACGCTGGACACGGCCTCGTGGCCGAATACCGTTCGCTTGCCCGGGCGCTGAACGGGCGGGCGACGTTTTTCGGCCTGCAGGCCCCCGGGCTCGGCGACCCGCGCTGGCGCGCGGCGGACTTCGACGACTTGGCGGCCGACTATGTCGCCCGCATCCGCGACGTGCAGCCAGACGGCCCGTATCGCTTGCTCGGCTGGTCGTTCGGCGCCCGGGTGCTGGTGTCGATGGTCGAGCGCCTGGAGCGCGACGCACAGCAGGTCGCACTGGCCGGCCTGATCGACGCACTGCCCGATCGCGACGCGGACGACAACGTACAGGACGAAGTCCGCGCTCTGCGCACGTGGATCGCACGACACGCCGCGCTCGGCCTCCATGCCGCCGAGCGCGCGCTATTCGAAGCGGCATGCGACGTGATTCTCGAGCACGGCCGCCTCGCCGATACGTTCCGGATGCCGGCGCTGCGCACGCCGCTCGCGCTGTGGTGGTCGACCGAATCGGTGGAAAGCGGCAAGCCGCGCGACTGGGCGGCGCGCATCGGCACGACCGAAACCGTGCTGGCCGAAGTGCCGGCGGGACACACGAGCATCATGCATCACCCGATGCTGCTCGACAGCGTGCGCGGACTGTTCGAATGA
- a CDS encoding TonB-dependent siderophore receptor translates to MTTGVYRAVALNNALLICLLGGISAAHAQTPSNDASSNGGQLPTISVTGQRPASRTGDAGGYVPITAVTATKTDTPLIETPQSVSVVTNDQMTAQGARSVAEALRYTASVLPEIRGDSTAGAPYLYSRGFVLEQFLDGTRLPSDTGFGYAIPNFDPYGLERIDVLHGPSSVLYGQANPGGIANLVSKRPTTTPIHEVFFTTGSHNRAELGFDLGGALTPDGKLSYRLTGVGLDADTQVNGVKQQRIYIAPAVTWKPDENTTLTVLAKYQRDPSVGYYNYVPAVGSVLFNPNGRISSHTNVGDPDFDHHTRTQYSVGYEFEHRFDPIWTFRQNLRYTVVSDDFANVFPFSNGYVAGSNTTVNRYAFRNEETGKFFNIDNQVQAKFATGPLSHTVLFGFDFQRVLYNETVGSNFAEPSLNLFNPVYLPIAAPNTTSDDMERMKQFGVYAQDQIAYGKWRVLLGVREDWASSEDNNPLQGYDVTQSSRAFTWRTGVVYLFDNGIAPYASYAKSFDPQIGLTYAGGPLRPRTAEQYEIGVKYQPPGYNSFVTAALFDLRERNVASSDPDHFGYSVQIGQVRARGLELEGHASLTDNLDVAASYTYLNDVSTDTNLTGTTLAGATVSLQGLQTWGIPRHVASAWLDYTLHGGAFRGLGFGGGLRYIGGSYDETNTIHVGSRTLVDATVHYDTGKHWLFSLNGKNLFNRTYVASCQTGGICNYGDGVEVLATARYRW, encoded by the coding sequence ATGACGACCGGGGTGTACAGAGCCGTTGCGCTGAACAACGCGTTATTGATCTGCTTGCTGGGCGGCATCTCCGCCGCGCACGCGCAGACGCCGTCGAACGATGCGTCGTCGAACGGCGGGCAATTGCCGACCATTTCCGTGACGGGTCAGCGCCCCGCATCGCGCACCGGCGACGCCGGCGGCTACGTGCCGATCACCGCCGTGACCGCGACCAAGACGGACACGCCGCTCATCGAGACGCCGCAGTCCGTGTCGGTCGTCACGAACGACCAGATGACCGCCCAGGGCGCGCGCAGCGTCGCCGAAGCCTTGCGCTACACCGCGAGCGTGCTGCCGGAAATCCGCGGCGACTCCACGGCCGGCGCGCCGTACCTGTACAGCCGCGGTTTCGTGCTCGAACAGTTCCTCGACGGCACGCGCCTGCCGAGCGACACCGGGTTCGGCTACGCGATCCCGAACTTCGATCCGTACGGGCTCGAGCGCATCGACGTGCTGCACGGCCCGTCGTCGGTGCTCTACGGGCAGGCCAACCCCGGCGGCATCGCGAACCTGGTCAGCAAGCGACCGACAACGACGCCGATCCACGAAGTGTTCTTCACGACCGGCAGCCATAATCGCGCCGAGCTCGGCTTCGACCTCGGCGGCGCACTGACGCCGGACGGCAAGCTGTCGTACCGCCTGACCGGCGTCGGGCTCGACGCGGATACGCAGGTCAACGGCGTTAAGCAGCAGCGCATCTACATCGCCCCCGCCGTGACGTGGAAACCGGACGAAAACACCACGCTCACCGTGCTCGCGAAATATCAACGCGATCCGAGCGTCGGCTACTACAACTACGTGCCGGCGGTCGGCAGCGTGCTATTCAACCCGAACGGCAGGATTTCGAGCCATACGAACGTCGGCGACCCCGATTTCGACCACCACACGCGCACCCAGTATTCGGTCGGCTACGAGTTCGAGCATCGCTTCGATCCCATCTGGACGTTCCGCCAGAACTTGCGCTACACGGTCGTGAGCGACGATTTCGCGAACGTCTTCCCATTCTCGAACGGCTATGTCGCCGGGTCGAACACCACCGTCAACCGGTATGCGTTCAGAAACGAGGAAACCGGCAAGTTCTTCAACATCGACAACCAGGTCCAGGCCAAATTCGCGACCGGGCCGCTGTCGCATACCGTCCTGTTCGGCTTCGACTTCCAGCGCGTGCTGTACAACGAGACCGTCGGATCGAATTTCGCCGAGCCGTCGCTGAACCTGTTCAACCCGGTGTATCTGCCGATCGCTGCCCCCAACACCACGTCCGACGACATGGAGCGCATGAAACAGTTCGGCGTCTATGCGCAGGACCAGATCGCGTACGGAAAGTGGCGCGTCCTGCTGGGCGTGCGCGAGGACTGGGCATCGTCCGAAGACAACAATCCGCTGCAGGGCTACGACGTCACGCAATCGTCGCGTGCATTCACCTGGCGGACCGGTGTCGTCTATCTGTTCGACAACGGCATCGCTCCGTATGCGAGCTATGCGAAATCGTTCGATCCGCAGATCGGCCTGACCTATGCGGGCGGGCCGCTGCGCCCGCGTACCGCGGAGCAGTATGAAATCGGCGTCAAGTACCAGCCGCCTGGCTACAACAGCTTCGTGACCGCAGCGCTGTTCGATCTGCGCGAACGCAACGTCGCCAGCAGCGATCCGGACCACTTCGGCTACAGCGTCCAGATCGGCCAGGTGCGTGCGCGCGGGCTCGAGCTCGAAGGCCATGCGAGCCTGACCGACAACCTCGACGTTGCCGCGTCGTACACGTACCTGAACGACGTCAGCACCGACACCAACCTGACCGGCACGACGCTCGCCGGCGCGACGGTTTCGCTGCAGGGGCTGCAGACGTGGGGCATTCCGCGTCACGTGGCATCCGCATGGCTCGACTACACGCTGCACGGCGGCGCGTTCCGCGGCCTCGGCTTCGGCGGCGGGCTGCGCTACATCGGCGGGAGCTACGACGAGACGAACACGATCCATGTAGGCTCGCGCACGCTGGTCGACGCGACCGTCCACTACGACACAGGCAAGCACTGGCTGTTCTCGCTGAACGGCAAGAACCTGTTCAACCGCACCTACGTGGCATCGTGCCAGACCGGCGGCATCTGCAACTACGGCGATGGCGTGGAAGTCCTCGCCACGGCCCGCTATCGCTGGTAA
- a CDS encoding ABC transporter ATP-binding protein produces the protein MNVLTDMIRQSCERQPAEHATPAGCAAAPALYRLDGVSFRADGRVLLQPLDLSLPTGRMIALIGHNGSGKSTLLKLLARQQRPSGGSLQLHGADLATWAARDFARQVAYLPQNPPLDTGMTARELVALGRYPWRGPLGRLRADDHARIDEAMRVTDTLRFADTLADHLSGGERQRVWLAMLVAQCASCLLLDEPTSALDIAHQIEVLRLLRELTDRQRLTVVIVLHDINLAARFCDELVALHSGRLLTSGTPAELMRGDVLESIYGLPMDIVVHPHSGSRLGVAR, from the coding sequence ATGAACGTGCTGACCGACATGATCCGGCAGTCATGCGAACGACAACCGGCCGAGCATGCGACGCCGGCCGGTTGCGCGGCCGCGCCTGCGCTGTATCGGCTCGACGGCGTATCGTTCAGAGCCGACGGCCGGGTCCTGTTGCAGCCGCTCGACCTGTCGCTGCCCACTGGGCGGATGATCGCGCTGATCGGTCACAACGGCTCGGGCAAGAGCACGCTGCTCAAGCTGCTCGCCCGCCAGCAGCGGCCGTCGGGCGGCTCGCTGCAACTGCACGGCGCCGACCTCGCCACGTGGGCAGCGCGCGACTTCGCGCGGCAGGTCGCCTACCTGCCGCAGAATCCGCCGCTCGACACCGGCATGACGGCGCGTGAGCTGGTGGCGCTCGGCCGCTATCCGTGGCGCGGTCCGCTCGGCCGCCTGCGCGCAGACGATCATGCGAGGATCGACGAAGCAATGCGCGTCACCGACACGCTGCGTTTCGCCGACACGCTCGCCGATCACCTGTCGGGCGGCGAGCGCCAGCGCGTCTGGCTCGCGATGCTGGTCGCGCAATGCGCGTCGTGCCTGCTGCTCGACGAACCGACGTCGGCACTCGACATCGCACATCAGATCGAGGTGCTGCGGCTGCTGCGCGAGCTGACCGACCGCCAGCGCCTGACCGTCGTCATCGTGCTGCACGACATCAATCTGGCCGCCCGCTTCTGCGACGAACTCGTCGCGCTGCACAGCGGCCGGCTGCTCACGAGCGGCACGCCCGCCGAGCTGATGCGGGGCGACGTGCTCGAATCGATCTACGGCCTTCCGATGGACATCGTCGTGCACCCGCATAGCGGCAGCCGGCTCGGCGTGGCGCGCTGA